One genomic segment of Drosophila melanogaster chromosome 3L includes these proteins:
- the pix gene encoding pixie, isoform A, translating into MSRRKENEEVDKQTRIAIVSDDKCKPKRCRQECKKTCPVVRMGKLCIEVTPTSKIASLSEELCIGCGICVKKCPFEAITIINLPSNLEKHTTHRYSKNSFKLHRLPIPRPGEVLGLVGQNGIGKSTALKILAGKQKPNLGKYANPPDWTEILSYFRGSELQNYFTKILEDNLKALVKPQYVDQIPKAVRGAVGDLLDKKDERELQTKICEMLDLSHIRDREIAQLSGGELQRFAIAMVCIQNADIFMFDEPSSYLDVKQRLNAALTIRSLLHPTKFIIVVEHDLSVLDYLSDFICCLYGVPGCYGVVTMPFSVREGINIFLDGFVPTENMRFRTESLTFKVSESATEEEIKRMNHYVYPAMVKTLGKFELTVEKGHFSDSEILVLLGENGTGKTTFIRMLAGNLQPDGEVELPMLNISYKPQKISPKFQNHVRHLLHDKIRDAYVHPQFIADVMKPMKIEEIMDQEVQNLSGGELQRVALVLCLGKPADVYLIDEPSAYLDSEQRLVAAKVIKRYILHAKKTGFVVEHDFIMATYLADRVIVIEGQPSVKTTAFSPQSLLNGMNRFLELLGITFRRDPNNFRPRINKNNSVKDTEQKRSGQFFFLEDEACN; encoded by the exons ATGTCGCGCAGAAAGGAGAACGAGGAGGTGGACAAGCAGACGCGTATTGCCATCGTCAGCGATGACAAGTGCAAGCCCAAACGGTGTCGGCAGGAGTGCAAGAAGACCTGCCCAGTGGTGCGCATGGGCAAGCTCTGCATCGAGGTGACGCCCACGTCCAAGATAGCCTCGTTGTCCGAGGAGCTGTGCATCGGTTGCGGTATTTGCGTCAAG AAATGCCCCTTCGAGGCCATCACAATCATCAACTTGCCCAGCAATCTGGAGAAGCACACAACGCATCGATACAGCAAGAACTCCTTCAAGCTGCATCGTCTGCCCATTCCGCGTCCCGGTGAAGTGCTCGGTCTTGTGGGACAGAACGGTATTGGCAAGTCGACCGCTTTGAAGATCCTCGCGGGGAAACAAAAGCCGAACCTGGGGAAGTACGCCAATCCGCCCGACTGGACGGAGATCCTTAGCTACTTCCGCGGCTCCGAGCTGCAGAACTACTTCACCAAGATCTTGGAGGACAATCTGAAGGCGCTGGTCAAGCCGCAGTATGTGGATCAGATCCCCAAGGCGGTGCGTGGCGCTGTGGGCGATCTTCTGGATAAGAAGGACGAGAGGGAGCTGCAGACTAAGATTTGTGAAATGCTGGATCTATCGCACATCCGTGATCGTGAGATCGCTCAGCTTTCTGGCGGAGAACTGCAACGCTTTGCCATCGCCATGGTATGCATACAGAATGCAGACATCTTCATGTTCGACGAGCCGTCCTCGTATTTGGATGTTAAGCAGCGTCTGAACGCTGCCTTGACCATTCGATCACTCCTGCATCCCACCAA GTTTATTATTGTGGTGGAGCACGATTTGTCTGTGCTGGATTACTTGTCTGACTTTATATGCTGCCTTTACGGAGTTCCCGGCTGCTACGGTGTGGTTACTATGCCTTTCTCTGTGCGCGAAGGCATCAACATTTTCCTCGATGGCTTTGTGCCCACCGAAAACATGCGATTCCGCACTGAGTCACTTACTTTCAAAGTATCTGAGTCCGCTACGGAGGAGGAGATCAAGCGCATGAACCACTACGTATATCCCGCCATGGTCAAGACCCTGGGCAAGTTCGAGTTGACGGTGGAAAAGGGTCACTTCAGCGACTCCGAGATCCTGGTGCTCCTGGGCGAGAACGGTACAGGAAAGACGACGTTCATTCGCATGCTGGCCGGTAACCTCCAACCCGATGGCGAGGTGGAACTGCCTATGCTGAATATTTCCTACAAGCCCCAGAAGATTTCCCCGAAATTCCAAAATCATGTTCGCCATTTATTGCACGATAAGATTCGTGACGCCTACGTGCATCCTCAGTTTATTGCCGATGTTATGAAACCCATGAAAATTGAGGAAATCATGGACCAGGAGGTGCAGAACCTTTCCGGTGGTGAGTTGCAGCGAGTCGCCTTGGTCCTGTGTCTTGGCAAGCCAGCGGATGTCTACCTCATCGACGAACCCTCTGCCTACTTGGATTCAGAGCAGCGTCTGGTGGCCGCCAAGGTTATCAAACG TTACATTCTGCACGCCAAGAAAACTGGATTTGTGGTGGAGCACGATTTCATCATGGCCACCTACCTCGCCGACCGTGTCATCGTGATCGAGGGTCAGCCTTCAGTGAAGACGACAGCCTTTTCGCCGCAGTCGCTGCTAAATGGCATGAACCGCTTCCTCGAACTGCTTGGTATTACGTTCCGTCGCGATCCCAACAACTTCAGACCCCGcattaacaaaaacaattcgGTCAAGGACACAGAACAGAAACGCTCCGGCCAGTTCTTCTTCTTGGAGGACGAAGCCTGCAACTAA